A section of the Spirosoma pollinicola genome encodes:
- a CDS encoding glycoside hydrolase family 43 protein, whose protein sequence is MNSIPLAGLFFLSTLPVAAQAIRSKPVSITPSVSNVWVSDQGNGTYKNPVLNADYSDPDVCRAGNDFYLVASSFDAIPGLPILHSNDLVNWTIIGHALKRQPPIDHFEQTQHGNGVWAPSIRYHNNEFYIYYPDPDFGIYLTKATNPAGPWSDPVIVEGGKGLIDPCPLWDDNGDVYLVHGWAGSRAGIKSILTVKKLNAAGTEVLDEGVVVYDGHETDPTIEGPKAYKRNGFYYLFAPAGGVSTGWQLVLRSKNIYGPYERKVVMDQGKSPINGPHQGAWVTTNAVNGKPAEDWFLHFQDKEAYGRVVHLQPMKWVNDWPVIGIDIDGDGKGEPVLTYKKPTGPPVRVSIPSVSKTYPMATPAESDEFNSPKLGFQWQWQANPKGIWHTVGRRSGSDYGFLRLYSYKAPEDAKNNWDVPNLLMQKFPAETFMATTKVLFKPNPKLENEKAGLIIMGLSYANLVLKSSKEGLTLVHGVCKKAADGKAEVETVITRINPGTPVYLRVEVAEGAKCQFSYSLDGTSFTKTGDVFQAEVGRWIGAKMGIFCTRKTQINDSGYADFDWFRVEAVSSTKL, encoded by the coding sequence ATGAATTCGATCCCACTCGCCGGACTATTTTTCCTGTCAACACTTCCGGTTGCTGCACAGGCCATCCGGTCCAAACCCGTTTCAATAACGCCATCGGTGTCGAACGTATGGGTTTCCGATCAGGGCAACGGTACCTATAAGAATCCCGTTCTGAACGCCGATTATTCGGACCCGGACGTATGCCGTGCAGGCAACGATTTTTATCTCGTAGCATCCAGCTTCGATGCCATTCCCGGCTTACCCATTCTGCACTCGAACGATTTGGTAAACTGGACTATAATCGGTCATGCCCTGAAACGCCAGCCGCCAATTGACCATTTTGAGCAAACGCAGCATGGCAACGGGGTTTGGGCACCGTCTATCCGATACCATAACAATGAGTTCTATATCTATTATCCTGACCCGGATTTTGGTATCTATCTAACCAAAGCGACCAATCCGGCTGGTCCCTGGTCGGATCCGGTTATAGTTGAAGGGGGAAAGGGGCTTATTGACCCGTGTCCGCTCTGGGATGATAATGGCGATGTGTATCTGGTACATGGATGGGCGGGCAGCCGTGCCGGTATCAAGAGTATTCTCACCGTCAAAAAGCTGAATGCCGCAGGTACTGAGGTTCTGGATGAAGGCGTCGTTGTGTATGATGGTCACGAAACGGACCCAACCATCGAAGGACCAAAGGCATACAAACGCAATGGGTTTTATTATCTGTTTGCGCCAGCCGGCGGTGTTTCAACGGGTTGGCAACTGGTGTTACGGTCAAAAAATATCTATGGTCCTTACGAACGGAAAGTTGTGATGGATCAGGGGAAAAGCCCGATCAATGGACCGCATCAGGGAGCCTGGGTGACAACGAATGCTGTCAATGGCAAACCCGCCGAAGACTGGTTTTTGCATTTTCAGGACAAGGAAGCCTACGGTCGGGTTGTACATCTGCAACCCATGAAGTGGGTAAATGACTGGCCGGTTATTGGCATAGATATAGATGGTGACGGCAAAGGAGAACCGGTACTAACGTATAAAAAACCGACCGGTCCGCCGGTACGGGTTTCCATACCCTCGGTTAGTAAAACCTATCCCATGGCTACCCCCGCCGAATCGGATGAGTTCAACAGCCCAAAGCTCGGCTTCCAATGGCAGTGGCAGGCGAATCCAAAAGGTATCTGGCATACGGTCGGCCGGCGATCCGGGAGTGACTATGGATTTCTGCGGTTGTATTCCTATAAAGCACCGGAAGACGCGAAAAACAATTGGGATGTGCCAAATCTGCTGATGCAGAAATTTCCTGCTGAAACGTTCATGGCTACCACGAAGGTGCTTTTCAAGCCAAACCCAAAACTAGAGAATGAAAAGGCTGGCCTGATTATCATGGGATTGAGTTACGCCAATCTGGTGCTAAAAAGTAGTAAGGAAGGTCTGACCCTGGTGCATGGCGTCTGTAAAAAAGCCGCCGACGGAAAAGCGGAAGTCGAGACAGTGATTACGCGAATCAATCCGGGTACGCCCGTATACCTGCGGGTGGAGGTGGCCGAAGGAGCGAAATGCCAGTTCAGTTATAGCCTTGACGGCACAAGTTTTACGAAAACCGGTGATGTATTTCAGGCCGAAGTTGGCCGATGGATTGGGGCTAAGATGGGCATCTTCTGCACTCGGAAAACGCAGATCAATGACTCGGGCTACGCCGACTTCGACTGGTTCCGGGTAGAGGCAGTTTCCAGCACAAAGCTCTGA
- a CDS encoding glycoside hydrolase family 88/105 protein — protein MKQTVITTTLLLVLLTISVWAQPTKKTPVSDKPWSVRMADSDMIRNPKGWMLDFSKVPRWNYCHGLVCSALEQAWKESGDEKYYAYIKEYADDMINPDGTIKTYTLEQYNIDAVNSGKFLFALYEKTHDPKYEKSLRLLRSQMLTHPRTSEGGFWHKKHYPHQMWLDGLYMASPFLAQYAQVFNEPTLFADVANQILLIDKHNKDPKTGLYYHGWDESKEQRWADKETGKSPHVWGRGMGWYAMTLVDVLDYFPEDHPQRKQIVAIANQLAQTLANYQDPQTGLWYQVMDVGKQDGNYLESSGSTMFVYFLIKAAKKGYIDQKYARVARKGYDGILLHFIKTEPSGQITITDACAGAGLGGTPYRDGSYDYYCKEAKRDNDPKSVGPFIMLALEFEEMNAKKQ, from the coding sequence ATGAAACAAACGGTAATTACCACAACCCTTTTACTGGTTCTATTGACGATTTCTGTTTGGGCACAACCCACGAAAAAAACACCAGTTTCCGATAAACCCTGGTCGGTCCGGATGGCCGATTCAGATATGATACGCAACCCCAAAGGATGGATGCTCGACTTTTCGAAAGTGCCCCGCTGGAACTACTGTCATGGTCTGGTATGTAGTGCGCTCGAACAGGCATGGAAAGAGTCGGGCGATGAAAAATATTACGCATACATTAAGGAATACGCCGACGATATGATCAATCCAGACGGTACGATAAAGACCTACACGCTGGAGCAGTACAACATCGATGCCGTTAACTCCGGCAAGTTCCTGTTTGCGCTATATGAAAAAACGCATGACCCAAAATACGAGAAATCCCTTCGATTACTGCGGAGCCAGATGCTGACTCATCCGCGCACAAGCGAAGGTGGATTCTGGCATAAAAAGCATTATCCTCACCAGATGTGGCTCGATGGATTGTATATGGCCTCACCGTTTCTGGCTCAGTATGCACAGGTCTTCAACGAACCTACGTTGTTTGCCGACGTAGCCAATCAAATTCTCCTCATCGACAAACACAACAAAGACCCGAAAACGGGGCTGTATTACCACGGCTGGGACGAAAGCAAAGAACAGCGCTGGGCAGATAAGGAAACCGGAAAATCGCCCCACGTTTGGGGGCGTGGTATGGGCTGGTACGCGATGACGTTAGTCGACGTTCTGGATTATTTTCCTGAAGACCATCCGCAACGAAAACAAATTGTCGCTATTGCGAATCAGCTGGCACAAACACTGGCCAATTATCAGGACCCACAAACAGGACTCTGGTATCAGGTAATGGATGTAGGCAAACAGGATGGTAACTATCTGGAATCTTCCGGCTCCACCATGTTCGTTTATTTCCTGATCAAAGCTGCAAAAAAGGGCTACATTGATCAGAAGTACGCACGTGTTGCCCGGAAAGGATACGATGGTATTCTGTTGCATTTCATCAAAACGGAGCCTTCGGGGCAAATCACCATAACGGATGCCTGCGCAGGCGCTGGTTTGGGCGGTACACCCTATCGTGATGGCTCGTATGACTATTATTGTAAAGAAGCGAAACGGGACAATGATCCTAAATCTGTTGGGCCTTTTATCATGCTGGCTCTTGAGTTTGAAGAAATGAACGCGAAGAAGCAATAA